In the genome of Caenorhabditis elegans chromosome IV, the window ttagtaatttttccgtttttttctgatatttttaggttaaaataCCTATTTTTTGGGTCTTCTTGGagcatttcaatatttcaccAATAGAGTGCACTTGTAACATTTGGTcaacggaaaatttgaagccaataataaaaatttatgaattttcaatgattttacTTAACTCTCAATGGTGgaaaaaatccacaattttggttattttctCATTAGGGCGCACTTACAACATGCGAtcggcggaaaatttgaatttttgggtcaaaaGGTTGTTTTTGCacggttttttcaatatttcctgTGCAAAAAGATTACTTTTCTGACTgattttcacctgaaaaactgaaatcgcaaaaaaaaatgtgtttgttttccacaaaaaattaattgtattcaacgtaaatttggattttacctgtttttttttttggaaaaactaacATTTGATTTCATAGATTAATATCTACGTCagtgtatttttctcaaacattaccaaaacttgttgaaaattgtcgaaaatttttcgaaaactatcgaaaatttgctgaaGGTTGCCgaagtttccagaaatttgtcaaaaacttctgaattttgctgaaaatttaacggAAGTTGCCGTAAACTGGCAAAACCTGCCAAAAACTTCAGATATTTCTAGAAAGTTGCAACTAATTGTCGAAACTTGCCGAAATCTGTCGAACGTTATAGAAAGCTGCCAGTAGTTGCTCaatattgctgaaaattgtagaaaattgaatgaaagtTACCAAATAAATTCTTAAAAACAGTCGAAAGTTGTCGAAAGTTATAGAAAGTTGCCAATATTTGCCAACTTTTCCTGGAAGgttgctcaaaatttgccaaaaattaacgaattttcccaacaaaaaaaactgcgaaaaacCTCAAAAGCCACTATTTTTCATTGAGCagcaaatttctttttttttttttttttttttgaaaaccagaaaagggaaaaatcatattaaatttccaaatgtgAGGTAATAATTTCGGTTACcggaaattagatttttagtGTGTGCCGCCTTGGAAATTTCCCCCCAAAAATAGTTGCCACTTCCGTCCTTGGAGGCCCTTTTTTCAAGACAAATCAGCGATTTTCGTTCtacgaaatttattttcaccTGTCGAGTAGTAGTTCAAAGTCAAATGACGTTAGTAGGTTACGCCTACTTATAGGTATACTTCAGATGTCAGTAGagcattcgaaaaatttttttcttcaaatttgagtagaatttaaaatttcaaccaTTTTTGCTATGGCACGCTTTAACCAAAAGATTATGGAATTTTCTAAACGTTTTAGACaaacttatttttattgattggCTTCTATCGCGAAAACTAGCagagctagaaaaaagttttcatctTCCAAAATGtacagcaaaaaatttcacataatttgttagttgataactttttccTACCTCTAACCGCTACGCAGTTACACGCGTTTTAGATGTGACGacaggagagagagagagaaagagtttggggtgaggggagacgcagtgtGGCTCTGCGTCTCCTCCCCTCCCCTCACCCCGCGCTCTCTTGCCCTCTTCCAAGATCTTCCAAGGTGGTTATCTTTGGAGTCGTTATAGATAGAAATACGGtgtaaaaaccgaaaatgtttagaattcGATTGTCtattagatttcaaaaagaaaaaatattttcaaaaaaaaattgtttcttaattttctaaaatttttaatttatattaattttcaggcaattacGTCATAACtcctattttttcagaataatgaGTTTTCCCTTTGATTCCTATTAGCATGtggtttttgacttttttttagcGGGATCTGGTTCACTATATTAGTCAAAcaccttttttctcaaaaactgcacattttcagccgttttctcaaaacttttaaagtttttagaaatgtttatTCCAGTCTAAAGTAGCTTTATATAAACGAatcttaatttaattttatgtgGTTAGAGAAACGTTAGAAATTCTCCAACCAGGCACCAaatttatcatattttttctattttcccaCATATCCACATGACCGGTCGGCTTTGAAGACGTTCAGTTACTCATTTCGTATGCGAAATCATTTGGATGTTTTTTTGGcgtaaagttttttttggaatttctgaaaaaacaaattaattttttaatttttaaaatttcaaattgcagtctatagaaaatttgattcttGTCAACTTCTTTTCTTGGCtcatttgtctttttttaaaccaaatacGCGCTTCACAATGCGAAGGAGAGAGCGTGGGgtgaggggagacgcagacacagcctgcgtctcccctcacCCTACAATCTCTTCAAACCTCCGTAACTCTGCACCCGTTAtaactacaaaaaagttgtcaactgaaaGAATGCTCAAAATTGTCATCTTTATATTTTGCTAGTTGACAATTGTTTTATATCACTGCTAGTTTTTGCGTTAAGTCACTCTCAAGTGACCACCTacgaattaaattttcttaattaaatttgccaaaaaaaattgattggatTTGGTCAACAGCCAACTTTTAGAGGTTTCATGTCAAAATTACACTGATCTATAAATTTCATGTTGGtaaatgatcaaaaatcgaGCAAATTATTCAATAAATGAATGTAAAAATGAGTGATCACTAGCTTGTTTATAGTTTTCaacaggaaaaataaaataattgattttatgaTTATTGAGCATTTTCCTGGTGTTTTccccaagttttttttcgtatttagtctcatttttctttttggtttcCCACGAGACTTCCTATAAACCTGCAAAAAACCTCTCGTAAATCCACAAAGACCACTGTAAATTTACATAGAATCTCACGTAAATCCACATGACCCCCATGTGAAcctttacaaattttaaaccCCGTAAAACCCCGTAACACATGGCGACCGCAAATCTACACAAGGTGacccgtaaatccacacaaaaCTTCCCGTAAATCTAtaccagttttttttgcaaacccACAAAGGACCACCGTACATTCATTGAGGTACTCTCGTAAAACTACATAAGAGTTTCCCGTAAATCCACAGAGTACTACTCGTAATTCCACACAGATACTCcgtaaatctttaaaaatatctgcGTAAATCTACGCAGTATCTCCCGTAAACTTGCATAGGATTCCGTATATCTACACATGACAACCCGGTAATTGACACAGAACATCCCGTTAATCCACACAGCACCTCCAGTAAATCTAcaccgagctcggcaaatttgccgcacacccctgcccTTTATCCTCCTACGACTTTTCTTAAATCAGCATAAAgcctccgtaaatctacacatcACTTTGTGAATCCACACGTAATTTCCGGTAAATACACACAGCACatcccccgtaaatctacacagagctccgtattttttcaacattttcccgTCAATTTTACTGCTGTAGCTTGAGCTTTGATgcagaaaactagaaattctCAGAATTCCAACCAGAAACACAACATTTCATCTCAGACTCAAAGGCTCTACATATCATGGGAACTTTTCTGTCacatgaacttttttcttagTTTACTCTGCTTGAAATCCTCCAAAACTCTagaattttctccaaaaaatcctCCAAAACTCTAGAAAAGAGCACGAAGCCCGAAATTTGCACAACATGTCGTTCGCGGCGAATATGTATCTGTATTTAGCCGAAGGTAACTGTAGATGTCTGGAAAAAACCGTCATAGATTCCGTTTTTCAGGTGTAGTAATATGTGTGACAAATTTAACGCTGTTATGGTGCATCCTGTCAGATGCTCGGAATCGGCGTCGGCGGGAGTTCATACTGGTGGCTTCTCAATCGGTTACAGATATATTTTATGGAGTCGCTTTTATGCTCATCGCGAATCTTAGGCTAggattgttttttgaaaataaatgtgagttttttttttcaatttttttctctaaatacaattgaaaattcaattctaaacatttttgtatcttACACCATATTTCTATCTCTTACCGCAACAGAGTTACACGCGTTTTAGACGATaggagagagagaaagagtgTGTGGgtgaggggagacgcagtgGTACACTGCGTCTCTCACTCTCCCGCACTCTCTCCTTCCCCGCGCTTCAAGCTACTGTAACTCTTCAATCGTGAGAGCTAGAAAAAAGGttccaactgaaaaatgctccaaattttgaGCTGCACACTTTGACAGTCTGTCTAGCTTCTCCAGATTTTGAGATAAACCCTTattaaattacttttttccagTAACCCTCACAGTATCCACCTCCGAATGTGCATTCATCCCTGCTCTGTGGCTTCACAACATGGCAACCCCATTACTGGGCCTCTTGCCATTTACAACATCGATCAACTTCCTCGTGTGCTCTGTTGCTCCGCTATGGTACATGAGAGCCACCCATTTGTACACATTTTTCTTGCTCTCAGGTGAGTTGTTGGcactttgaaatattgaaaaatgagcaaactAGACGTATGTCAGGAATGTGGGAGCTATTAGAATAGAGTTTAAAAGGATCAAAAAGTTCAGAGTCTATACAAAAAGTATGCAGCACAGAGCAACctccgtaaatccacacagtttttagtaaatttgaaaaaaaaagccagGTATATTTACTTGAGGCTCCTTAAAATTATACAAGGTTTCGTATATTCAAACAACGTACAGTAAATCCAAACACCctctcgtaaatctacacagaattccgtaaatccacacaagctttttcgtaaatcgacataaaCTCCCGTGAATCCACATAGCctctcgtaaatctacacagtTTCTGTCTTATTTCGACAAAACCCTTTGTATATTCACATAGGACTCTCGTAAATGTACGCAAAACATGTGTGCCTCCGTAAACCTACATGAGCTAGacttaaatattttagttCATTCAAACATAAACTACACTAAACCCGCTCTACCATTTTTGTGGGAGCTCACGTAAACTACAAACTGCAAACTATAacaactacaaactacaaactacaacttacAAACTATAGCATTCTTGCAGCTCCGTTCACAATCGCCATGTTCTTAACCTCCATCAACGCGGTTCTACTAATCAACGTGAACACCCAAATCGCGGCGCTTTGCATTGCAGCCAACGGAGCCGCCCATCACATTGTCTACCATATAATGCTATTTTTCCGAATCATCGCTAACATGGCATCTGCAGTTATCTACTTTGTAATTCTTCTGTATTTGAAGAAAAGTCAAGGCGGCGCGCTGAAAGAGCTCTCTCCCCAACAGCTGAAAATGCATCGAAATGCGAAAATCACGCTGGGCATGGTTACGACTAACTCGATGATTTTGTTGTTGTTCCCGGATATTTTGCTATTCGCGAATCCATGGAACATCACAAAGTTCTACTCAACACCGCTGTACACTATGACTCTGAGCAAAGTAGGCTACCTTCGGTTAATCTCAAAATATAGGGAGATAGAAAAACGTTGTCatctggaaaaatgtaaaacataaaatttggagcattttgttagttggaaacttttttctagctctATCCACTGCAGAGATGGCAGGCTTTGAAGTTAAGGCCTAAGATAGTGCGGTGgagtctgcgtctcccctcacTCCATACTCTCGACGCCCGCAGCTAAAACTCATATATCTCTAAAGGGGTGAAAGATAAAAGCATGGTTCAAGAGAGAAAAGTTAatagaattcaattttctacctattgaaaaattaaactttcgaaatttcgaaaagaaaaattcagaaattttttttcagactatgGTGAACTTCATGATCTACATGATTCGATACCGTGAGCTCCGAAACAtcattcttttcaaaatcatcgCCTGCCTTCCTCAAAAATGGTCGATACCACTGGCGATGAAGCTTCGGAGCACCGCCGAAGCCTCAAATGCGCCGAAAAGTGCGTTTCAGACACGATCCTCGGTTCAGACTGAGAGAGTTGGTAGAAGtgagtttgaaattgtttagaaaattaaattaatttagttGCAGCATCGCCGAGGAAGAGCATCGTTCCACGCTCTGGATCTATCGTTGGAATTCAAAAACCTCGAGTTTTACAACAAGAAATTTCCAAAGGACCACTACATTTACCGCCGTTGCCAAGCCGATTCTGAtttgtttattgtttttggagaaataaacatgttttattcaatttttatttgaaaagtagaattttttcGCGGAATTCTGGGCAAgcctgaatttttaattaatttaccaggaaattgagtttttttttatttaggaATGTTTTCTTCCTGGGAACAgctacagtgcatttttttccaacttccacgactttaaaggcgcgcgcattttcgcgcaatggtctcgccacgcgcatcccattgatttgttgagCGCGTGGCGAGATCAATGACGGGAGGCCTTCATTCCGAGAGGACAAACTTTTAGGGTGGCAAAGTATTTTTGGGGACAAAGTATCCAAAGTGACATGGTATCCAGTCGACAAAGTGCCATTTGTCTCTGACCGGGCGTATCTTCGgtgacaaactttttcaactagctttttatatatatttctcgatcgatttttgttttttttttcactggaataagttttttcaTGTAATTTTCAGCGGATTTTCGGCCTTGACTACTCACAATTGAATGTATGAACAATGATCTTTTGGGAAAATACTGTAAAACGTCCAACTAACTTGGAATATCGTAAGATTTTTCCTTATAATCTGATCCTtaagctccgaaggatcacagggggtacctcctgatgatctgatccttcagctccaaaggatcagaagggtacctcctggtgatctgatccttaagctccgaaggatcacagggggtacctcctggtgatctgatccttcagcttcaaaggatcataagggtacctcctggtgatctgatccttcagcttcaaaggatcagaagggtacctcctggtgatctgatccttaagctccgaaggatcacagggggtacctcctggtgatctgatccttcagcttcaaaggatcataagggtacctcctggtgatctgatccttcagcttcaaaggatcagaagggtacctcctggtgatctgatccttcagcttcaaaggatcagaagggtacctcctggtgatctgatccttcagctccgaaggatcagaagggtacctcctgatgatctgatccttcagcttcaAAGGATCATAAGGGGTATAAATGCAATAAATCAAGCAAAGTTGATACAGGTCCCAGGTTCGAACTTTGtctgacaaacttttttttactttgacGGACAGTCCTGAATACACCTATTGAACATTTCTAATAGTCCATAGGATTCCATTTCACCATGCTTTATATCAGTTTccggtaatttttgtttgtccGCTAAGATACTTTGTCACCCAAAAGTTTGTCATCACGGAGAATTGATCAACTTTGCTTGATTTATTGCTTTTATACCCCTTATGATCCTTtgaagctgaaggatcagatcaccaggagATACCCCCTGTGATCCTTtgaagctgaaggatcagatcatcaggAGATACCCCCTGTGATCCTTtgaagctgaaggatcagatcatcaggaggtacccttctgatccttcggagctgaaggatcagatcaccaggaggtacccttctgatcctttgaagctgaaggaccagatcaccaggaggtacccttatgatcctttgaagctgaaggatcagatcaccaggaggtaccccctgtgatccttcggagcttaaagatcagatcaccaggaggtaccTTTATGATCCTTtgaagctgaaggatcagatcatcaggaggtacccttctgatcctttgaagctgaaggatcagatcatcaggaggtacccttctgatcctttgaagctgaaggatcaggtcaccaggaggtacccttctgatccttcggagctgaaggatcagatcatcaggaggtacccttctgatcctttgaagctgaaggatcagatcatcaggaggtacccttctgatcctttgaagctgaaggatcagatcatcaggaggtacccttctgatcctttgaagctgaaggatcagatcatcaggaggtaccccctgtgatccttcggagcttaAGGATCAGATTATAAGGAAGAATCTTACGATATTCCAAGTTAGTTGGACGTTTTACAGTATTTTCCCAAAAGATCATTGTTCATACATTCAATTGTGAGTAGTCAAGGCCGAAAATCCGCTGAAAATTACATGAAAAACTTAATGAAGGCCATGACGGgaccattttgtataaatgcgcgcgcctttaaagtcgtagaagtgaaaaaaaatgcactgtataGTTTTCATTcatctttcaaaattcaccAGCCATGgctgaagaaaaattaaaaaaattaattaaaaactaattgcATTTctcacgtggagtcagaaagtcctatttcgctttgatcttcaaaaaatgcgggagaagagacgcacagacatctcatctgatttcgcatggttaagagcgtgctggcgtcacaatttttctggaaaaatattcccgcatttttcgtagatcaaaccgcaatgagacagcctgacaccacgtgtcttaatttaaaaattaatttgtccCACTTTCTCTCCCTTTGTACAAGTTTCTACTGTCAAAAGTTACGTAGAAGTTGCGAAACTGCAATTGATAAGAGTGCATCTTCATTTCTCTTTGCACAGGCTATGcaaaatcaagttttccaccgatttctatgtatttttttaatttttttttccacaaaatatcGATATTCCCTccatttcataattttcgcagattttttccccgaaaaaccAGCGGAAAATCAGGTAATCCAACCCAAAgaatctctgcgtctccaccATTCGCCACACTGTCTCGCCGCCCCAGCGctgtgcaaacgcgctccacgacATTCGACTGGTCTCTCGCTCGGCCGATGTTCGATTTTTGGCCACCGGCACCCACTGTATTCTTTCGCCTCTCCGCACTTTTTTGATCTTTTCCCATgggaaatttgctgaaaaaacgCATTTTCCACCTCGTTTTGTCTGataatctctgaaaaatctggaaaatcccatagaaaattcccaaaaatcgatatttctcaCCTCAAACTCGTCCTACACATttaattgccaattttttcggttttcatgttttttcgcagtattttttcttcacaaaTTCTCATTTTATACCTATTTCCTCGTAAACTccccgatttttttccagaatgagGGTACTTTTTGCCGTTTTCTCGCTCATCATGGCGTGCCAAGCCTACGACGCCGTCCTCTTCTCCAATTCCAGAGAAATTGGGTAAAAACAGAcgaattttcactaaaaatcagCATTTTTCAGAGGAACTCCAGCCGCTAAACTCGTCGAATCGGCCACCGCTGAGGAGCCCGTCGTCTTCATTGTTAACCCAGATTTCACTCTTGGTACGGCGTGGAATTTggtttttcagcgaaaatggattttagagcaaaaaaaatgactcgaaattcgaatatttcgattaaaatcgtcgaaaaataacttttggaGCACGAAAATGgcgcaatttttgaatttttcgctaaaatcgTTTCAAAACTGCTTTTGGCTCGAAAATACgatatttttcgtaaaaactcggaaaaaagCGGCGAAAACGGCattttgacggaaaatcaGCTATTTCGTCActaaaattgcgaaaatttcgtgattttttttctgaaaaatcgtcgaaaaaacCCGATTGTTGGCTTAAAATAGCTTCTAGAGCATAGAAATATTCaatctttttgaataaaatcgctaaaaatcgccaaaaactGCTTTCTGGCCTTGAAAATGCCTCTAAAATCGATTTCCCCcctaaaaattcccaattttttcaggtcaaTTCTCGGTAAAAGCCAACGCCTACACATCTGAACCATCGGCCGATTACTTGGCAAAATCTGTCAAAAACAGCAATTTCCACGAATCTCAATACTTTTCACATCAAATTGAGGTGCGGAATTCGTGAAAATCCtagattttcattgaaaacaaattgagaaaattgcacaaaaagtgtggaaaagtgaagaaaatcAGTTAAACATTCAGAAAgacattgaattttcaggttttctgtgatatttccattgttttggctaaaaaaaccgaattttttgttaaaatgtcggatttttgaagttgaagatggaattttctatatttttaacttaaaaattttgagttttcactgttttcagcttgaaaatccctaaaatttccaacatttttcatgaaaatttcgattttttccatacATGAaggctaaaaatttcaattatttatgtttttggcctgaaaatagcacattttcactaaatttcatgcaaatttcggatttccagctgaattttgaattttacaccgaaaaattcatattttcacttttaaaaaattttcagttttattgttaaaaaaattaatttaaatgatgtcaggtttttttctggaaatttgaatttttatcacaattttatcatatttttaacctaaaaatttcatttttccctgttttcagctcgaaatttcaaaatttcgatgttttcgattgattttttcataaaaattcaaaatttttgtaaaagttttccagaaaattccaatttttcccagtttttctttttttataaagttctcaattttttactaaatCTCCACataattttcgcattttaatcatcacaaaaaaatctaaaatttttacactAATTTCTCCATATTTCCAGGCCACCCAAGCTCAATGGCTCAGCAGCGCCGATCAATACTCGGCCGGTTCCCCAATCTACATTATCTACGGAGAAGAATGGACCTCAATGGAGCAGCTCGCCGAGCAattaatctcaaaaatcgataactctGTCGGAATTATCACCTCCACCGACGCTGTTGCTCACGAGAAATCAAGCCGTGTCAAGCGTGTCGCCACCGATGAATTTAATTCCGATTCGGAAAATTCCGCCGCCGCTGAAGCGAATGGTGGATTCCCATTCCCACTGGTTATTCCACCATAcaatcaaacattttattcTGTCAAACCAACCAACGGACACTCATGTCTTTTCTATTTGGAGGGTCTTACTGTTGTCGTCGAGCAGAAAAAGGAGAAAGTGCTCTACTATGCCAATGCTTATATTCCAGGCAAGgactcggaaaatttttggaaaaattgataaatttccggaaaaatcgtgGGAAATCtctataaaaaatcgatttttcagaaaaaattttgaaaaaaaaaaacgttttttcgtcggttttttttctgggtttttcCTGACTATGCTATgcaacaaaatataaaaagttttttttagctaaaaaaatgaagttttaagaaaaattggaaagaaaaactagaatttcagatgttttttctaactttttcagtttttcattagaaaatacaataaattttgaaaaaaaacccgatAGATAGAGAAAATatagagaaaattgaaaaaaaaagtttttttttggttttccagtTATATTTAGGAAAAATAGAATGAGCTAACaaatgttgaactttttttttcaattttcacaaaacatGAACTTTTTTACAGGCTCAAACTTCACGTGGGCCTACTCGGAAACCGATGTAACCTGCCCGAATGGAACAATTGgagatttcatttttaagattCATCTCACCCTCGAAAACGATATTACTGGAATGCAGGGTACCAGCAAGAAGGCTTTCACAATGAAAAAAGGagataaaatcgattttgacCTCACTTTTACTGGAGATTTGTTTGGTTATTGGGCACTTAACAAGGCTTCGGCCAGTAATCTTGCTATCAGTGGATATGATCCATATAAGGTAGAATTCGGatgaaaaattggggaaaaaaattatttcagcatAAAAGTCTCATTTTATAGTAGTAATTTGGAAAACGcctaaaaaatctaatttttacacgaaaatttcagttttcagtaaataacaaaaattagaaaattttttggttaaatttggaattttacactgaaaaagtcgaaatttcgagcaaaaaatatcaagttaaaaaaataacaaaaaaaaattaaattttggatacatttttttcgataaattttgaattttcgagtcaaaaattgtatgaaacttttgacatttcacatcaaaattacacttttacccaaacaagtttgaaattttcagcataaaaataattttaaacgttaaaattcgaatttcgagcCAAAATTCAAGTTTATACGCCGGTTTTCGCTAGAAAAAACTCTTTACAGtaaaaaaacgttattttcaaaaaaatttttgctaccaaaaaaaaccgacaaaagaattttaagtaaaaaaacagaataatcttaattttttggaaaaattgggaaaagcaattttttgaaggaaaattttatatttatattcaaaaattcaaatttgaaaaaaaaactatttttgctttaaaaagttcgaaaatattgatttcttAACGAaatcctgaattttttgaaaaaaaaaagtttccagagtGCCTCCGTTGACGGCAGCAAAGTGGTAAATGGCTCAGCAACCCAATACACAAAGCTTAACTCAGTCGCCGGATGGTCGTTGGCCTGTGGACAATCTCAAGCAGTCTTTTTCCCAACAAATGAACAATCCGTCCGAATTGGTGTGGCTCTTATGAACActcaaattcaacttttcaactaTCAAAACCCCGAAAAATGGGTCGAATCTGCCCATTTCACACTACAAACCGAAGATTGTACTGGAACATTCTCCTCGGGATCCTGGATGGGAATCGTATCGGCACTTGTTCTGATTGCTGGCCTAATGTTCGGATATGTTATGCTTCAGTCCGTTCAGACAATGGATAGATTTGATGATCCAAAGCAGAGGCAAATTGTCATCAATGTTAGAGAATAAATCGATAAATATTTCCCGGTTTCTGCTGGAataggctgaaaatttggtaattttccgTTGtgattttccactaaaaaagAGGAAAGATTCGAGCCAATTCTAAGCctatttcagcgaaaaattttattttttcgtcatttttgttgaaatttttagtcattttcCCTTCCtccttatttttttccatattttaagggtcctttttctcgaaatttttctatttctatcTCTAGCTTCTCCTTCCATTAATCATTCCAGTTACCTGAATTGACGGTGACGTTCTCTTTCCTTTGCTTAATTCTCcctatttttcactttttttcttgtaCCAAAAACAAATTACATCAAAAAATCCCCCAGAAATTTACTAatataaatcgatttttgtgtgaATTTTCCACTAGTTGTAAtgtaaataaatacaaaagtagatgtgtttttttttgttgtgaaatttaatgattttcagcccaaaattTGGGACTTATtataatttgatttattttctcatCATGTATAACTTGAAGTCTGCATTTTTAGTCACATAAATAGGATCGGTgaaaaaactcggaaaatggTTCTATTTTTGGctcgaaaatgttcaaaattctaGGAAAAAGCATGGGAAAGGCACATTGTGaacgagattttttttgggtcggatttcgattttcgcgggaattatttttaaaaaataatagtaTATTAAATTATTCAGAAGTACTTGGACCACTGCCACTGCTGCTCGTGCTCGGCTTATTGCTCATATAGTCCTGTTGGCTGACGAGCATCG includes:
- the Y55H10A.2 gene encoding G-protein coupled receptors family 1 profile domain-containing protein (Partially confirmed by transcript evidence), which codes for MSFAANMYLYLAEGVVICVTNLTLLWCILSDARNRRRREFILVASQSVTDIFYGVAFMLIANLRLGLFFENKLTLTVSTSECAFIPALWLHNMATPLLGLLPFTTSINFLVCSVAPLWYMRATHLYTFFLLSAPFTIAMFLTSINAVLLINVNTQIAALCIAANGAAHHIVYHIMLFFRIIANMASAVIYFVILLYLKKSQGGALKELSPQQLKMHRNAKITLGMVTTNSMILLLFPDILLFANPWNITKFYSTPLYTMTLSKTMVNFMIYMIRYRELRNIILFKIIACLPQKWSIPLAMKLRSTAEASNAPKSAFQTRSSVQTERVGRTSPRKSIVPRSGSIVGIQKPRVLQQEISKGPLHLPPLPSRF
- the vha-19 gene encoding V-type proton ATPase subunit S1 (Confirmed by transcript evidence): MRVLFAVFSLIMACQAYDAVLFSNSREIGGTPAAKLVESATAEEPVVFIVNPDFTLGQFSVKANAYTSEPSADYLAKSVKNSNFHESQYFSHQIEATQAQWLSSADQYSAGSPIYIIYGEEWTSMEQLAEQLISKIDNSVGIITSTDAVAHEKSSRVKRVATDEFNSDSENSAAAEANGGFPFPLVIPPYNQTFYSVKPTNGHSCLFYLEGLTVVVEQKKEKVLYYANAYIPGSNFTWAYSETDVTCPNGTIGDFIFKIHLTLENDITGMQGTSKKAFTMKKGDKIDFDLTFTGDLFGYWALNKASASNLAISGYDPYKSASVDGSKVVNGSATQYTKLNSVAGWSLACGQSQAVFFPTNEQSVRIGVALMNTQIQLFNYQNPEKWVESAHFTLQTEDCTGTFSSGSWMGIVSALVLIAGLMFGYVMLQSVQTMDRFDDPKQRQIVINVRE